A window of the Megalopta genalis isolate 19385.01 chromosome 2, iyMegGena1_principal, whole genome shotgun sequence genome harbors these coding sequences:
- the Mekk1 gene encoding mitogen-activated protein kinase kinase kinase 4 isoform X1, which yields MLCAFYGRRMSRYNRRNHTIQNTCSGSSDDETGLINKKGSCSPTSEFDESIQAMCDIYGQTPPRTRMSRKKRYMKQKLNGGDLKSVEKESPCCKVTIRRRNTLDNIIFNEMCDKADRDYEDEVNLDVSKEGSRKCKRSLKLLRGNERDLKLDMEAAFNYAEKSDHYQVSTPNHIKIETRNRFRCLRSKPVDVEEKRFPHELLEQSMILDNTTSVAQSPKTSSFKEREKFHDTFSILIKLGSTERNCRRQMSHEETRWQNEWKDLIWLELQAHHADRSSMAQDEYLCRQREAVEGLLKEIMEYRYNPFATVKDNSGLWGNVSNTCTDRVTNCNVSPNIEFSTCPGCLSMYCRACAKAQGEALQQIEGLLARLDAAEALYPSSQALGAQYPLYKSSEFTGRVKAMCLWYNMTKHHRLKLQILGKLLMMSHSKKKIDDAVDSGISSRSSDTVDSSEQRQTLVRFEVSNQQEDSTSPSDSNNSNNSSAGISVGQSWPSTPESSFTCTDDEKSDRFDFYLVEFDRQAYRKYIEDVLKTRGLGKSLNFLERLHTSILRKARLTLEKCDISESSNLNEEYEGDMQLRRYGVWSPVARELNLPSYRAAFVFLSRVPLDVVHEFLRMRLEQKPEQPSPLSVRQLMRELREGLRIACIHRDRFAAHSSAAVAGDDNSYEYLFQEDVRDFDESLKAVFEVYLDYLQQWVDMVQHDSFHKNLIMDEWIFVKSIAGKILDGYEIAGAKFCEIARTMIKQVKEFLNERPREIKESTEEWSDEDWTNKFQLMYVGREWQGMFVEAREKIVKSVTLARCLQRDIKNWSVFNKKLEESLTALKETVMDLRHQITNVIENFERDLEQAEEPKAECDAFAMRSRIREILHQAYRMGFDYYKETCKLFTTGEKAVLARGLVIFALLWMEFVRTRCERGRGLRPRWANQGLEFLITVCEPHNTKHLTDEEFEELKTSMDSCISHVVGTASPATNIETEHLRRLSRSRATSPCHSRSRTASLSLSQKPRDILKSPDITQNTKKVTSPTAVDGNVAVILNTSDRSISRQERVTRAMKKVDSEIDERLRSRELIGQITDRKAVDRVRIKARRVTFTWQRGIKIGQGRFGKVYTVVNNQTGELLAMKEVQLQPGDHRAIRRVAEELQIFEGIQQKHLVRYYGLEIHREEMLIFMEFCAEGTLESLIAGSGTGLPESLARKYTHQLLSAVAVLHSHGVVHRDIKTANIFLTDEGNCLKLGDFGSAVQIKAHTTMPGELQGFVGTQAYMAPEVFMKSETGGHGRAADIWSVGCCVIEMSSGRRPWSDYDSNYQIMFKVGMGETPALPKNLSVEGVDLVNKCLQHDPKKRLTANALLALPFARAYEDVNADLTVPRQQI from the exons ATGTTGTGTGCTTTTTATGGACGAAGAATGTCGAGATATAATAGACGAAACCATACCATTCAAAATACCTGTTCAGGCTCTTCCGACGACGAGACTGGTCTAATTAA CAAAAAAGGATCGTGCAGCCCTACCAGCGAATTCGACGAGTCGATTCAAGCGATGTGCGATATTTACGGACAGACACCTCCGAGGACTCGGATGAGTCGTAAGAAGAGATACATGAAACAGAAACTGAATGGAGG gGATCTCAAATCGGTGGAGAAGGAATCGCCGTGTTGCAAAGTAACGATCCGCAGAAGGAACACTTTGGACAACATTATTTTTAATGAGATGTGCGACAAAGCAGATCGGGATTACGAGGACGAGGTGAATCTCGATGTAAGCAAAGAGGGCAGCCGAAAATGCAAGCGGAGTTTGAAATTGCTGCGCGGCAACGAGAGGGACTTAAAGCTGGATATGGAGGCGGCTTTCAATTATGCAGAAAAGTCGGATCATTACCAAGTGTCTACACCGAATCACATAAAG ATCGAAACTAGAAATAGATTCCGGTGTCTGCGGTCAAAGCCCGTTGACGTCGAGGAAAAGAGGTTTCCACATGAACTCCTCGAGCAAAGCATGATCCTAGATAATACGACGTCGGTCGCACAATCGCCAAAAACGTCGAGTTTTAAGGAACGAGAAAAATTTCACGACACGTTTTCTATTCTCATAAAGTTG GGGAGCACGGAACGCAATTGTCGTCGTCAGATGAGTCATGAAGAAACTCGATGGCAAAATGAGTGGAAGGATTTAATATGGCTGGAACTACAAGCTCATCATGCAGATCGTAGTTCAATGGCTCAAGATGAGTACTTATGTAGGCAACGAGAAGCTGTGGAAGGATTACTTAAAGAAATAATGGAATATAG ATACAATCCTTTCGCTACTGTTAAGGATAATTCCGGGCTTTGGGGTAACGTTAGTAATACGTGTACGGACCGTGTAACGAATTGTAACGTTAGTCCAAACATAGAATTTAGTACCTGTCCAGGATGTCTTTCGATGTATTGCAGAGCTTGTGCCAAAGCACAAGGAGAAGCTTTACAACAAATAGAAGGACTATTAGCTAGACTGGACGCAGCTGAAGCTCTTTATCCTTCTTCCCAAGCTTTGGGTGCACAATATCCGTTATATAAAAGTTCAGAGTTCACTGGAAGAGTGAAAGCAATGTGCCTTTGGTACAATATGACTAAACACCATCGGCTTAAGTTACAAATATTGGGGAAATTGCTAATGATGTCACATAGTAAGAAAAAGATTGACGACGCTGTAGATTCTGGGATTAG TTCACGAAGTTCGGATACCGTGGACTCTTCGGAGCAGCGACAAACTTTGGTCAGATTCGAGGTATCCAATCAGCAAGAGGATAGTACCAGTCCTTCCGACAGCAACAATAGTAACAATTCTTCAGCTGGAATATCGGTTGGACAGTCTTGGCCATCCACTCCCGAATCATCTTTTACATGTACAGACGACGAGAAATCTGATAGATTCGATTTTTATTTGGTCGAATTCGATCGACAAGCTTATAG AAAATACATCGAGGATGTATTGAAAACTAGAGGCCTTGGAAAAAGTCTGAATTTTCTTGAGAGATTACACACATCTATTTTGAGAAAAGCAAGACTGACATTAGAAAAATGTGATATAAGTGAGTCGAGTAATTTAAACGAAGAATACGAAGGTGATATGCAATTGCGTAGATATGGAGTATGGAGTCCTGTGGCTAGAGAACTGAATCTTCCGTCGTATAG GGCCGCCTTTGTGTTTCTTTCACGAGTACCATTGGACGTGGTTCATGAATTTCTGAGGATGAGATTGGAGCAAAAGCCGGAACAACCTAGTCCATTGTCTGTTCGGCAACTTATGCGTGAACTTAGGGAAGGTCTTAGAATTGCATGCATTCATCGTGATAGATTCGCTGCACATTCTAGCGCGGCAGTTGCTGGCGATGATAATAGTTACGAATATTTATTCCAAGAGGATGTCAGGGACTTTGATGAAAGTTTGAAGGCTGTGTTCGAAGTGTATCTTGACTATTTACAACAATGGGTGGATATGGTACAACATGATAGTTTccacaaaaatttaataatggACGAATGGATTTTCGTGAAATCCATTGCCGGAAAAATATTAGATGGTTATGAAATTGCTGGTGCCAAGTTCTG CGAAATTGCAAGAACGATGATTAAACAAGTTAAAGAATTTCTGAACGAGAGACCTCGAGAAATTAAAGAAAGTACAGAGGAGTGGAGCGACGAAGACTGGACAAATAA ATTTCAGTTAATGTATGTTGGACGAGAGTGGCAAGGGATGTTTGTCGAAGCACGAGAGAAGATTGTAAAGAGTGTCACATTGGCTAGATGCTTGCAACGTGACATTAAAAATTGGTCTGTTTTCAATAAAAAGTTAGAAGAATCCCTAACAGCTTTAAAA GAAACTGTAATGGATCTCCGTCACCAGATAACGAATGTTATTGAAAATTTCGAACGTGATCTTGAGCAAGCGGAAGAGCCAAAAGCTGAATGCGACGCATTTGCCATGCGATCGAGAATAAGAGAAATACTTCACCAAGCTTATCGAATGGGTTTCGACTATTATAAAGAAACCTGCAAATTATTTACAACGGGAGAGAAAGCTGTACTAGCGCGAGGATTAGTCATTTTTGCACTTTTGTGGATGGAATTTGTTAGGACTAGGTGTGAAAGAGGAAGAGGTTTGAGGCCTAGATGGGCGAACCAAGGATTAGAATTTTTAATTACAGTATGCGAACCTCATAATACTAAGCACTTGACCGATGAAGAGTTTGAAGAATTGAAGACATCTATGGACAGCTGTATATCTCATGTCGTTGGAACTGCTAGTCCCGCAACGAACATAGAAACAGAAC ATTTAAGAAGGTTGTCACGCTCAAGAGCTACGTCACCTTGCCACAGTAGGAGTCGGACAGCGAGTTTAAGTCTTTCTCAAAAGCCACGAGATATTCTTAAGTCTCCAGACATAACGCAAAATACGAAGAAGGTAACTTCACCAACTGCAGTCGACGGAAACGTAGCAGTGATTTTAAATACCTCAGATCGTAGTATATCCAGACAGGAGAGAGTCACGCGTGCTATGAAAAAGGTAGATTCTGAAATTGACGAAAGACTAAGGAGTCGTGAACTTATCGGACAAATTACGGATAGAAAAGCTGTTGATAGAGTCCGTATCAAAGCTAGACGAGTTACTTTTACTTGGCAAAGAGGCATTAAAATAG gCCAAGGAAGATTTGGTAAAGTATACACCGTAGTTAATAACCAGACCGGTGAACTGTTAGCCATGAAAGAAGTACAATTGCAACCGGGAGACCACAGAGCAATTCGACGAGTTGCCGAAGAACTGCAAATATTCGAAGGGATCCAGCAGAAACATTTGGTTAGATATTATGGCTTAGAAATTCATCGG GAAGAGATGTTAATTTTTATGGAATTCTGCGCTGAAGGAACCTTAGAAAGTTTAATAGCAGGTAGTGGAACTGGTTTGCCAGAGTCATTAGCTAGAAAATATACTCACCAGCTTCTTTCAGCCGTAGCGGTTCTTCATTCTCATGGAGTAGTACATCGCGATATTAAAA ctgcaaatatatttttaaccGATGAGGGTAATTGCTTGAAACTTGGTGATTTCGGTAGTGCAGTGCAAATTAAAGCGCATACTACTATGCCTGGTGAATTGCAAGGTTTCGTTGGCACTCAag CATACATGGCACCGGAAGTATTTATGAAGTCAGAAACGGGTGGTCATGGTAGAGCAGCTGACATTTGGTCAGTTGGTTGTTGTGTAATAGAAATGTCCAGTGGGCGAAGACCATGGTCAGATTATGATTCTAATTATCAAATAATGTTTAAG GTGGGAATGGGCGAGACGCCAGCATTACCAAAAAATCTGTCCGTCGAAGGAGTTGATTTAGTAAACAAATGTTTACAACACGATCCAAAGAAAAGATTAACCGCAAATGCCTTGCTCGCACTACCGTTTGCTCGAGCATACGAAGATGTAAATGCTGATTTAACGGTACCGCGTCAGCAAATATAA
- the Mekk1 gene encoding mitogen-activated protein kinase kinase kinase 4 isoform X2, with amino-acid sequence MCDIYGQTPPRTRMSRKKRYMKQKLNGGDLKSVEKESPCCKVTIRRRNTLDNIIFNEMCDKADRDYEDEVNLDVSKEGSRKCKRSLKLLRGNERDLKLDMEAAFNYAEKSDHYQVSTPNHIKIETRNRFRCLRSKPVDVEEKRFPHELLEQSMILDNTTSVAQSPKTSSFKEREKFHDTFSILIKLGSTERNCRRQMSHEETRWQNEWKDLIWLELQAHHADRSSMAQDEYLCRQREAVEGLLKEIMEYRYNPFATVKDNSGLWGNVSNTCTDRVTNCNVSPNIEFSTCPGCLSMYCRACAKAQGEALQQIEGLLARLDAAEALYPSSQALGAQYPLYKSSEFTGRVKAMCLWYNMTKHHRLKLQILGKLLMMSHSKKKIDDAVDSGISSRSSDTVDSSEQRQTLVRFEVSNQQEDSTSPSDSNNSNNSSAGISVGQSWPSTPESSFTCTDDEKSDRFDFYLVEFDRQAYRKYIEDVLKTRGLGKSLNFLERLHTSILRKARLTLEKCDISESSNLNEEYEGDMQLRRYGVWSPVARELNLPSYRAAFVFLSRVPLDVVHEFLRMRLEQKPEQPSPLSVRQLMRELREGLRIACIHRDRFAAHSSAAVAGDDNSYEYLFQEDVRDFDESLKAVFEVYLDYLQQWVDMVQHDSFHKNLIMDEWIFVKSIAGKILDGYEIAGAKFCEIARTMIKQVKEFLNERPREIKESTEEWSDEDWTNKFQLMYVGREWQGMFVEAREKIVKSVTLARCLQRDIKNWSVFNKKLEESLTALKETVMDLRHQITNVIENFERDLEQAEEPKAECDAFAMRSRIREILHQAYRMGFDYYKETCKLFTTGEKAVLARGLVIFALLWMEFVRTRCERGRGLRPRWANQGLEFLITVCEPHNTKHLTDEEFEELKTSMDSCISHVVGTASPATNIETEHLRRLSRSRATSPCHSRSRTASLSLSQKPRDILKSPDITQNTKKVTSPTAVDGNVAVILNTSDRSISRQERVTRAMKKVDSEIDERLRSRELIGQITDRKAVDRVRIKARRVTFTWQRGIKIGQGRFGKVYTVVNNQTGELLAMKEVQLQPGDHRAIRRVAEELQIFEGIQQKHLVRYYGLEIHREEMLIFMEFCAEGTLESLIAGSGTGLPESLARKYTHQLLSAVAVLHSHGVVHRDIKTANIFLTDEGNCLKLGDFGSAVQIKAHTTMPGELQGFVGTQAYMAPEVFMKSETGGHGRAADIWSVGCCVIEMSSGRRPWSDYDSNYQIMFKVGMGETPALPKNLSVEGVDLVNKCLQHDPKKRLTANALLALPFARAYEDVNADLTVPRQQI; translated from the exons ATGTGCGATATTTACGGACAGACACCTCCGAGGACTCGGATGAGTCGTAAGAAGAGATACATGAAACAGAAACTGAATGGAGG gGATCTCAAATCGGTGGAGAAGGAATCGCCGTGTTGCAAAGTAACGATCCGCAGAAGGAACACTTTGGACAACATTATTTTTAATGAGATGTGCGACAAAGCAGATCGGGATTACGAGGACGAGGTGAATCTCGATGTAAGCAAAGAGGGCAGCCGAAAATGCAAGCGGAGTTTGAAATTGCTGCGCGGCAACGAGAGGGACTTAAAGCTGGATATGGAGGCGGCTTTCAATTATGCAGAAAAGTCGGATCATTACCAAGTGTCTACACCGAATCACATAAAG ATCGAAACTAGAAATAGATTCCGGTGTCTGCGGTCAAAGCCCGTTGACGTCGAGGAAAAGAGGTTTCCACATGAACTCCTCGAGCAAAGCATGATCCTAGATAATACGACGTCGGTCGCACAATCGCCAAAAACGTCGAGTTTTAAGGAACGAGAAAAATTTCACGACACGTTTTCTATTCTCATAAAGTTG GGGAGCACGGAACGCAATTGTCGTCGTCAGATGAGTCATGAAGAAACTCGATGGCAAAATGAGTGGAAGGATTTAATATGGCTGGAACTACAAGCTCATCATGCAGATCGTAGTTCAATGGCTCAAGATGAGTACTTATGTAGGCAACGAGAAGCTGTGGAAGGATTACTTAAAGAAATAATGGAATATAG ATACAATCCTTTCGCTACTGTTAAGGATAATTCCGGGCTTTGGGGTAACGTTAGTAATACGTGTACGGACCGTGTAACGAATTGTAACGTTAGTCCAAACATAGAATTTAGTACCTGTCCAGGATGTCTTTCGATGTATTGCAGAGCTTGTGCCAAAGCACAAGGAGAAGCTTTACAACAAATAGAAGGACTATTAGCTAGACTGGACGCAGCTGAAGCTCTTTATCCTTCTTCCCAAGCTTTGGGTGCACAATATCCGTTATATAAAAGTTCAGAGTTCACTGGAAGAGTGAAAGCAATGTGCCTTTGGTACAATATGACTAAACACCATCGGCTTAAGTTACAAATATTGGGGAAATTGCTAATGATGTCACATAGTAAGAAAAAGATTGACGACGCTGTAGATTCTGGGATTAG TTCACGAAGTTCGGATACCGTGGACTCTTCGGAGCAGCGACAAACTTTGGTCAGATTCGAGGTATCCAATCAGCAAGAGGATAGTACCAGTCCTTCCGACAGCAACAATAGTAACAATTCTTCAGCTGGAATATCGGTTGGACAGTCTTGGCCATCCACTCCCGAATCATCTTTTACATGTACAGACGACGAGAAATCTGATAGATTCGATTTTTATTTGGTCGAATTCGATCGACAAGCTTATAG AAAATACATCGAGGATGTATTGAAAACTAGAGGCCTTGGAAAAAGTCTGAATTTTCTTGAGAGATTACACACATCTATTTTGAGAAAAGCAAGACTGACATTAGAAAAATGTGATATAAGTGAGTCGAGTAATTTAAACGAAGAATACGAAGGTGATATGCAATTGCGTAGATATGGAGTATGGAGTCCTGTGGCTAGAGAACTGAATCTTCCGTCGTATAG GGCCGCCTTTGTGTTTCTTTCACGAGTACCATTGGACGTGGTTCATGAATTTCTGAGGATGAGATTGGAGCAAAAGCCGGAACAACCTAGTCCATTGTCTGTTCGGCAACTTATGCGTGAACTTAGGGAAGGTCTTAGAATTGCATGCATTCATCGTGATAGATTCGCTGCACATTCTAGCGCGGCAGTTGCTGGCGATGATAATAGTTACGAATATTTATTCCAAGAGGATGTCAGGGACTTTGATGAAAGTTTGAAGGCTGTGTTCGAAGTGTATCTTGACTATTTACAACAATGGGTGGATATGGTACAACATGATAGTTTccacaaaaatttaataatggACGAATGGATTTTCGTGAAATCCATTGCCGGAAAAATATTAGATGGTTATGAAATTGCTGGTGCCAAGTTCTG CGAAATTGCAAGAACGATGATTAAACAAGTTAAAGAATTTCTGAACGAGAGACCTCGAGAAATTAAAGAAAGTACAGAGGAGTGGAGCGACGAAGACTGGACAAATAA ATTTCAGTTAATGTATGTTGGACGAGAGTGGCAAGGGATGTTTGTCGAAGCACGAGAGAAGATTGTAAAGAGTGTCACATTGGCTAGATGCTTGCAACGTGACATTAAAAATTGGTCTGTTTTCAATAAAAAGTTAGAAGAATCCCTAACAGCTTTAAAA GAAACTGTAATGGATCTCCGTCACCAGATAACGAATGTTATTGAAAATTTCGAACGTGATCTTGAGCAAGCGGAAGAGCCAAAAGCTGAATGCGACGCATTTGCCATGCGATCGAGAATAAGAGAAATACTTCACCAAGCTTATCGAATGGGTTTCGACTATTATAAAGAAACCTGCAAATTATTTACAACGGGAGAGAAAGCTGTACTAGCGCGAGGATTAGTCATTTTTGCACTTTTGTGGATGGAATTTGTTAGGACTAGGTGTGAAAGAGGAAGAGGTTTGAGGCCTAGATGGGCGAACCAAGGATTAGAATTTTTAATTACAGTATGCGAACCTCATAATACTAAGCACTTGACCGATGAAGAGTTTGAAGAATTGAAGACATCTATGGACAGCTGTATATCTCATGTCGTTGGAACTGCTAGTCCCGCAACGAACATAGAAACAGAAC ATTTAAGAAGGTTGTCACGCTCAAGAGCTACGTCACCTTGCCACAGTAGGAGTCGGACAGCGAGTTTAAGTCTTTCTCAAAAGCCACGAGATATTCTTAAGTCTCCAGACATAACGCAAAATACGAAGAAGGTAACTTCACCAACTGCAGTCGACGGAAACGTAGCAGTGATTTTAAATACCTCAGATCGTAGTATATCCAGACAGGAGAGAGTCACGCGTGCTATGAAAAAGGTAGATTCTGAAATTGACGAAAGACTAAGGAGTCGTGAACTTATCGGACAAATTACGGATAGAAAAGCTGTTGATAGAGTCCGTATCAAAGCTAGACGAGTTACTTTTACTTGGCAAAGAGGCATTAAAATAG gCCAAGGAAGATTTGGTAAAGTATACACCGTAGTTAATAACCAGACCGGTGAACTGTTAGCCATGAAAGAAGTACAATTGCAACCGGGAGACCACAGAGCAATTCGACGAGTTGCCGAAGAACTGCAAATATTCGAAGGGATCCAGCAGAAACATTTGGTTAGATATTATGGCTTAGAAATTCATCGG GAAGAGATGTTAATTTTTATGGAATTCTGCGCTGAAGGAACCTTAGAAAGTTTAATAGCAGGTAGTGGAACTGGTTTGCCAGAGTCATTAGCTAGAAAATATACTCACCAGCTTCTTTCAGCCGTAGCGGTTCTTCATTCTCATGGAGTAGTACATCGCGATATTAAAA ctgcaaatatatttttaaccGATGAGGGTAATTGCTTGAAACTTGGTGATTTCGGTAGTGCAGTGCAAATTAAAGCGCATACTACTATGCCTGGTGAATTGCAAGGTTTCGTTGGCACTCAag CATACATGGCACCGGAAGTATTTATGAAGTCAGAAACGGGTGGTCATGGTAGAGCAGCTGACATTTGGTCAGTTGGTTGTTGTGTAATAGAAATGTCCAGTGGGCGAAGACCATGGTCAGATTATGATTCTAATTATCAAATAATGTTTAAG GTGGGAATGGGCGAGACGCCAGCATTACCAAAAAATCTGTCCGTCGAAGGAGTTGATTTAGTAAACAAATGTTTACAACACGATCCAAAGAAAAGATTAACCGCAAATGCCTTGCTCGCACTACCGTTTGCTCGAGCATACGAAGATGTAAATGCTGATTTAACGGTACCGCGTCAGCAAATATAA